In the genome of Syngnathoides biaculeatus isolate LvHL_M chromosome 14, ASM1980259v1, whole genome shotgun sequence, one region contains:
- the il7r gene encoding interleukin-7 receptor subunit alpha: MLLGRRMAESLPPPPPLLLLLLLLLLLLPAACLAQSGEGDPDLEARIGCLSHISTAECSLTCKLTGGTNEDDEDDDAVESVTVCFTKPLQNTPEKKLRCLRASGDSITSAELKPLARLDVTIQLKGGAAVRRTVQLKKIVQPRSPEVWNVTVKRESNQAVFHIRTPYQNDYLKVENQLFQLRIWNSRKTMVQNVSASDRMAIGMDRLQKDLKYQVKIRAIPLSFHRGSWSEWSDPLTFSISDVQARNEERKYVTRKLIVCLLSLLVLTSILGVFWKKKIFPYMWPSIPHPEPALVHNCKPNQVALLLNLKPEEFSALKIYPTVEAFEQERPLAIHRATSDIMLTSDPCNNQNSDCSISTEELEFSTSPSSSCSGGHDSLRSSSSPLVAAAAPSPGDSTPHVLGACQKEEDYVTMSSFYQIK, translated from the exons ATGCTTCTTGGCCGCCGGATGGCGGAgtcgctgccgccgccgccgccgctgctgctgctgctgctgctgctgctgctgctgctgccagcGGCTTGTCTGGCCCAGAGCGGAGAGGGCGACCCAGACCTGG AGGCCCGAATCGGCTGCCTCTCACACATCAGCACGGCAGAATGCAGCCTAACCTGCAAACTGACCGGCGGCACGAACGAGGACGACGAAGACGACGACGCCGTGGAGTCCGTGACTGTCTG TTTCACCAAGCCCCTCCAGAACACTCCAGAGAAGAAGTTAAGATGCCTGAGAGCGTCGGGAGATTCGATCACCTCTGCCGAGCTGAAGCCCCTGGCTCGTCTCGACGTGACCATCCAGCTGAAGGGGGGGGCCGCCGTCAGAAGAACAGTCCAGCTCAAGAAAATCG TCCAACCTCGAAGTCCCGAAGTGTGGAACGTGACCGTAAAGCGCGAGTCAAATCAGGCCGTGTTTCACATTCGGACCCCTTACCAGAACGACTACCTGAAAGTTGAAAATCAGCTTTTTCAGCTGCGCATTTGGAACTCCCGCAAGACCATG GTTCAAAACGTGTCGGCGTCGGACCGGATGGCCATCGGCATGGATCGCCTCCAAAAAGACTTGAAATATCAGGTCAAAATCAGAGCAATACCGCTGAGTTTTCACAGGGGGAGCTGGAGCGAATGGAGCGACCCCCTGACTTTCTCCATTTCCGATG TCCAGGCACGGAACGAAGAGAGAAAGTACGTGACAAGGAAGCTGATTGTGTGCCTCCTCTCTTTGTTGGTGCTCACTTCCATCTTGGgggtcttctggaaaaaaaa AATATTTCCTTACATGTGGCCCAGCATTCCGCATCCCGAACCCGCACTGGTGCACAACTGCAAACCAAATCAA GTGGCCCTTCTACTCAACTTAAAACCAGAGGAGTTCAGTGCGCTGAAAATCTACCCGACGGTCGAAGCGTTTGAGCAGGAAAGACCTCTTGCTATCCATCGTGCGACCAGTGACATCATGCTGACCAGCGACCCCTGCAACAACCAAAACTCAGATTGCAGCATCAGCACGGAAGAATTGGAATTTTCCACCTCGCCCAGCAGCAGCTGCTCGGGCGGGCACGACAGCCTTCGGAGCTCGAGCTCGCCGCTGGTGGCCGCCGCCGCGCCGAGTCCCGGAGACTCGACGCCTCACGTGTTAGGAGCCTGTCAAAAGGAGGAGGATTACGTCACAATGTCCAGTTTCTACCAGATTAAGTAG